From Xylocopilactobacillus apis, a single genomic window includes:
- a CDS encoding ABC transporter permease: MKSIKTELLKIISNRIWWIVVGLVIFLQPLLGMLEARNFAAIGLHATPATNSKLIEAIPPLNYIGFDSAMFGIMPMVVMGSIIGAIEFKNHNLRISLLSENKRLTLFVSKILSFLILTAIVSLISIYLTIAVEHLELGKQGLNPIILSSVTWKYIGLTTINWTLLTTLSFGIGFLFKTMIIPLVFMIPQVYNLGAYLAEKWEWGHYLPVAAGDYVNSISSQAIHNPIKGITILLIWLIITFALAGCSLKKLDLGGKY, encoded by the coding sequence ATGAAATCAATTAAAACGGAATTGTTAAAAATAATTTCCAATCGAATTTGGTGGATCGTTGTTGGTTTAGTGATTTTCCTGCAGCCGCTTCTAGGAATGTTGGAGGCAAGAAATTTTGCAGCAATAGGACTTCATGCAACTCCTGCTACTAATTCAAAATTAATTGAAGCAATCCCCCCGCTTAATTACATTGGATTTGACTCTGCAATGTTTGGCATCATGCCAATGGTTGTCATGGGATCAATTATCGGAGCAATTGAATTTAAAAATCATAATTTGAGAATCTCTCTGCTGTCAGAAAATAAACGTTTAACTTTATTTGTTTCAAAAATTTTATCTTTCCTGATTTTAACAGCAATAGTTTCTTTAATTTCAATTTATCTGACAATCGCGGTCGAACATTTAGAACTCGGAAAACAAGGCTTAAATCCAATAATTCTCAGTTCAGTTACTTGGAAGTATATTGGACTAACGACAATAAATTGGACGCTTTTAACGACGTTATCTTTTGGAATTGGATTTCTTTTTAAAACGATGATAATTCCCTTAGTATTTATGATTCCGCAAGTTTATAATCTTGGTGCGTATCTTGCTGAAAAGTGGGAGTGGGGTCATTACTTGCCAGTTGCAGCAGGTGATTATGTCAATTCAATTTCAAGTCAGGCTATTCATAATCCGATCAAAGGCATTACAATTCTCTTAATTTGGCTGATAATTACTTTTGCATTAGCAGGATGTTCGTTGAAAAAGCTCGATTTAGGAGGGAAATATTGA
- a CDS encoding FUN14 domain-containing protein, protein MRNKDFPVVNVAAGYFFSLSKLYLPFMGFLFWLVRLLSSTKGVKINWKTIQLQFQTCVRITDKNRS, encoded by the coding sequence ATGCGAAATAAAGATTTCCCTGTTGTAAATGTTGCAGCAGGGTATTTTTTTTCTTTATCAAAACTTTATTTGCCCTTTATGGGCTTTTTATTTTGGCTTGTTAGACTTTTGTCATCAACGAAGGGAGTCAAAATAAATTGGAAAACAATACAATTACAATTTCAGACGTGTGTAAGAATCACGGACAAAAACAGATCTTAG
- a CDS encoding aminoglycoside adenylyltransferase domain-containing protein, whose translation MDQKTETLLTKIRDSSQEILKDNLIGVYLHGSLVLGSYRSEVSDLDFLIVVKFPLTEQEKQLIMKDLIKSWSKFAPKKGIEFHVMLMKEARRYHKPPLFDFHFSPTHLAEYQKNPKAYIRDMKGSDEDLIAHLAVIKSFGQVLVGSPISKVFSNVSEEDYWNSIVWDIKDSKISIKNQPMYTILNLCRALAFKEKTLLLSKKDGGIWAQQNVPIKFKEVIQLALNEYEGNEVMEYSEEMMDFVNYMLRRLGI comes from the coding sequence TTGGATCAAAAAACAGAAACGTTATTAACTAAAATTAGAGATAGCTCTCAAGAAATTTTAAAAGATAATTTGATTGGGGTCTATTTGCACGGGTCGTTGGTTTTAGGAAGTTATCGATCAGAAGTTTCTGATTTGGACTTTCTGATTGTTGTAAAATTTCCTTTAACTGAGCAGGAAAAACAACTTATCATGAAAGATTTAATTAAATCATGGTCAAAGTTCGCGCCCAAAAAAGGGATTGAATTTCATGTGATGCTAATGAAGGAAGCCAGACGTTATCATAAACCTCCACTTTTTGATTTTCATTTTTCTCCCACTCATTTAGCTGAATATCAGAAAAATCCTAAAGCTTACATTAGGGATATGAAAGGATCTGATGAAGATCTAATAGCACATTTGGCTGTTATTAAATCTTTTGGTCAAGTATTAGTTGGAAGTCCGATAAGCAAAGTATTTTCAAATGTTTCTGAAGAAGATTATTGGAATAGTATTGTTTGGGATATAAAAGATTCAAAAATTTCTATTAAAAATCAACCAATGTATACGATTCTAAATTTATGTCGTGCACTTGCCTTTAAAGAAAAAACTTTGTTACTGTCGAAGAAAGACGGCGGAATTTGGGCTCAACAAAATGTTCCAATTAAGTTTAAAGAAGTAATCCAGCTAGCACTTAACGAATATGAAGGTAATGAAGTGATGGAGTATTCAGAAGAAATGATGGATTTTGTAAATTATATGTTAAGGCGACTTGGAATTTAG
- the mgtA gene encoding magnesium-translocating P-type ATPase: protein MKNIKETKEQELKKLGLLATQQVFDKLKTNENGISSQEAQKRLEEDGPNKINAEKPTPAWLLFIKGLEDPFVIVLAFLMIVSYITGDPSAGTVMAVMIIASAIITFVQQYRSQKASLSLKKMIENTTAITRDGKIVEISMSDVVPGDMVSLKTGDMIPADAFLIWTKDLFVNQSSLTGESMPVEKIAQTSTEDSNESALDLKNLVFMGTDVISGQGKAVILKTGQNTFFGDIGKTSTSKRGKTAFDIGISRVSKLLIRIIVVLFPTVFLINGLTKGNWSEAFFFAIAVAVGLTPEMLPMIVTTNLAKGAVTLSKNKVIIKELPSIQNLGSMDVLCTDKTGTITENRVVLVSHLNPMGNPDDHVLEIAYLNANYQTGWKDLMDQAIVNFYQEKGFTEKSTIKKIDEIPFDFSRRRLSVIVEQDNHQIMVTKGADEEMAAICDSALIDGKEVPLTDDLRQKMTDVSTQMNKEGMRVLTVAYKKDAHTTPSYSVKDESNMVLVGFMGFLDPPKDTAKPAIKSLHQHGVTVKVLTGDNAIVAQKVCTEVGIPANEFLLGSQIDQLSDDELGQKIEHINLFAKLNPMQKLRIIQSLQKAGHTVGYMGDGINDAPSLRKADVGISVDTAADITKDASSIILLEKSLNILETGVIEGRKDFCNIMKYIKLSVSSNFGNVFSMLIASAFLPFLPMMSIQILVQNLLYDLAQTSVPWDHVDSEDLEKPVQWGISGLLKFTLCIGPVSSIFDIMTFIVMWFFLGANTVGQQHIFQTGWFMVGLTTQTIVVWLIRTKKIPFIQSRPSKPVILSGIATLLIGLVIILSPLRSAFNFAKLPVAYWGWFAAIIIAYAITMEIAKKIYIHINHTWI, encoded by the coding sequence TTGAAAAATATAAAGGAAACTAAGGAACAGGAATTAAAAAAATTAGGTTTACTGGCAACTCAACAAGTTTTCGATAAATTAAAAACTAATGAAAATGGGATTTCTTCTCAGGAAGCTCAAAAAAGACTTGAAGAAGATGGGCCGAATAAGATTAATGCTGAAAAACCAACACCAGCATGGTTACTATTTATCAAAGGTCTAGAGGATCCTTTTGTGATCGTGCTGGCTTTTTTAATGATAGTTTCTTACATTACAGGTGATCCGAGCGCTGGTACTGTAATGGCGGTGATGATAATTGCGAGTGCCATTATTACTTTTGTTCAACAATATCGCTCGCAAAAAGCTAGCCTTTCTTTAAAGAAAATGATTGAAAACACAACGGCAATTACTAGAGATGGTAAAATTGTTGAGATTTCAATGAGCGATGTGGTACCAGGGGACATGGTAAGTCTAAAAACAGGTGATATGATTCCTGCCGATGCCTTTTTGATATGGACTAAGGACTTATTTGTTAATCAGTCGTCTTTGACTGGCGAGTCAATGCCCGTTGAAAAAATTGCACAAACTTCTACAGAAGATTCTAATGAATCGGCACTTGATCTTAAAAACTTAGTTTTTATGGGAACCGATGTTATTAGCGGTCAGGGCAAAGCAGTAATTTTAAAGACTGGGCAAAATACCTTCTTTGGTGACATTGGAAAGACTTCTACCAGTAAACGCGGGAAAACTGCTTTTGACATTGGAATTAGTCGGGTTAGTAAGTTACTAATTAGAATTATTGTCGTTTTATTTCCGACCGTTTTCCTGATTAATGGATTGACTAAAGGTAATTGGAGCGAAGCATTTTTCTTTGCAATCGCAGTTGCTGTTGGCTTAACTCCGGAAATGCTTCCAATGATTGTGACTACTAATTTAGCAAAAGGGGCAGTCACTCTTTCTAAAAATAAAGTAATTATTAAAGAGCTCCCCTCAATTCAAAATTTAGGAAGCATGGATGTGCTATGTACTGATAAAACTGGAACAATCACCGAAAATCGAGTTGTTTTGGTATCACATTTAAATCCAATGGGAAATCCAGATGACCATGTCTTAGAAATTGCTTATCTTAATGCTAACTATCAGACTGGTTGGAAAGATTTGATGGACCAAGCAATCGTGAACTTTTATCAGGAAAAAGGATTTACCGAAAAAAGCACAATTAAAAAGATTGACGAAATTCCTTTTGATTTTTCAAGACGACGCCTTTCAGTTATCGTGGAACAAGATAATCATCAAATTATGGTTACCAAAGGAGCTGACGAAGAAATGGCAGCTATTTGTGATTCGGCTTTGATTGATGGTAAAGAAGTTCCGCTTACTGATGATTTGAGACAAAAAATGACTGATGTATCAACTCAAATGAATAAAGAGGGCATGAGAGTTTTAACCGTAGCTTATAAAAAAGATGCGCATACGACGCCGTCGTATTCGGTTAAAGATGAGAGCAATATGGTATTAGTAGGTTTTATGGGATTTCTCGATCCACCTAAGGATACTGCAAAACCTGCAATTAAATCTCTCCATCAACACGGTGTCACAGTTAAGGTTCTAACAGGTGATAATGCAATTGTCGCTCAGAAAGTATGTACAGAAGTAGGCATTCCTGCTAATGAATTTTTACTCGGCAGTCAAATTGATCAGCTGTCAGATGATGAACTTGGTCAAAAAATTGAACATATTAATCTTTTTGCAAAACTAAATCCAATGCAAAAATTAAGAATTATTCAATCGCTTCAAAAAGCAGGGCACACAGTTGGATATATGGGAGATGGGATTAACGATGCACCTTCGCTTCGAAAAGCAGATGTCGGAATTTCTGTTGATACTGCCGCTGATATTACGAAAGATGCAAGTTCAATTATCTTGCTGGAAAAGAGTCTTAATATTTTAGAAACTGGGGTAATTGAGGGACGTAAAGATTTCTGCAATATTATGAAATACATTAAACTCTCTGTTAGTTCAAACTTTGGAAATGTATTCTCAATGTTGATTGCGAGTGCTTTTTTACCGTTTCTTCCGATGATGTCGATTCAAATTTTAGTTCAAAATCTGCTTTATGATTTAGCTCAAACATCAGTTCCCTGGGATCATGTTGATTCAGAGGACTTAGAAAAACCAGTTCAATGGGGAATTAGCGGATTGCTGAAGTTTACGCTTTGTATTGGACCTGTCAGTAGTATTTTTGATATTATGACGTTTATTGTAATGTGGTTTTTCTTGGGGGCTAATACTGTAGGTCAGCAGCATATTTTTCAAACTGGGTGGTTTATGGTCGGACTGACCACGCAAACGATTGTCGTCTGGCTGATTAGAACGAAAAAAATCCCTTTTATTCAAAGCCGACCTTCAAAACCAGTAATTTTATCAGGAATCGCGACCCTTTTAATCGGTTTGGTTATAATTCTTAGTCCGCTGCGTTCAGCCTTCAATTTTGCAAAATTACCAGTAGCTTATTGGGGTTGGTTTGCAGCAATCATTATTGCTTATGCGATAACGATGGAAATTGCCAAAAAGATTTATATTCATATTAATCATACGTGGATCTAA
- a CDS encoding ABC transporter ATP-binding protein, with translation MSVITLKNINKTFGTGTSKVEALKSVDFSAEKGEVSLVLGPSGSGKSTFLTIAGGLQSPTSGTVEIDGHSMDKLSSRKKEEVRLNKIGFVLQSYNLVPYLTVKEQFEFVDKVKKSGNLTEKELEELLDELGISDFVNKYPSELSGGQAQRVSIARALYPDPAIVFADEPTAALDSPNVKIVGEMFHSEAKKRDKTIVIVTHDLRLQDYSDHIYEIMDGKMKLKN, from the coding sequence ATGTCGGTAATTACGTTGAAGAATATTAATAAAACATTCGGGACTGGAACTAGTAAAGTTGAGGCTTTGAAAAGTGTTGATTTTTCAGCAGAAAAAGGAGAGGTCAGTTTAGTTCTAGGTCCTTCTGGTTCTGGGAAAAGCACATTTCTAACAATTGCAGGGGGCTTACAGTCGCCAACGTCTGGAACTGTTGAAATTGATGGTCATTCGATGGATAAACTTTCCAGTCGTAAGAAAGAAGAGGTTAGGTTAAATAAAATTGGTTTCGTTCTTCAATCATACAATTTAGTTCCTTATCTTACAGTGAAAGAACAATTTGAGTTTGTTGATAAAGTTAAAAAAAGCGGTAATCTAACTGAAAAAGAATTGGAAGAGTTGTTAGATGAATTGGGGATTTCAGATTTTGTTAATAAATATCCCTCAGAATTGTCCGGTGGACAAGCTCAAAGAGTCTCGATAGCCCGTGCGCTTTATCCAGATCCAGCGATTGTTTTTGCAGATGAACCGACCGCAGCTCTCGATTCACCAAATGTAAAAATTGTCGGGGAAATGTTTCATTCAGAGGCGAAAAAAAGAGATAAAACAATTGTGATCGTTACTCATGATTTAAGATTACAAGATTATTCTGATCATATTTATGAAATCATGGACGGAAAAATGAAATTGAAAAATTAA
- a CDS encoding LTA synthase family protein: MKKRLLQFLQVLIVSLISYYMIFLSSFVSMSDFRSVLPFFNSLIGLKIITFIFVVGVYLLLLSITNLNWLSTAIALLLSVIFAFINHIKIVLRNEPFLPGDLRMANSLPQLIHMITIKDILLIVFGVVVVVGLCILVFRKKQLHFFQSRKSRLITFILSLIVSVGFVSISFSNSPVHKMSVALNNDPFYWDPVWGVKRNGPILNFVNYINTKTMEKPDGYSKETMQRLAKKYEQKSSKINKKRKSIGNTDIVMVLSESFSDPNHVKGIKLNSDPLPFTHSIMKSNPSGTMISNGYGGGTANMEFQALTSLALGNYSMTLTTPYTQLVPKMQAPYTVNNLFKDSIAIHPYSSNLYNRKMVLKKFGFSKFYTQDGPDHFPYKTTAQKNPYISDDAVYKDVVNQVKENRGNTFYHVITMQNHVPYSAEYYPNNNFKAKGKISKSERQQIETFAEGVNLTDQANKKLINQLKNVKKNVIVIFYGDHLPGIYEHADFNKDGILMHETPYFIWSNHLKLNKDAAPSLVGPYAFSNVAYNAANFKVSPYYVLMNEVTNELPIITTNMLTKESANVVRTQIQLVSQKDHKLVSQSILTKKQKQILYDYQLVQYDLSAGKHYLTSEFTK, encoded by the coding sequence TTGAAGAAAAGATTACTACAATTTTTACAAGTTTTAATAGTTAGTCTAATATCTTATTACATGATTTTTCTTTCTTCTTTTGTCAGTATGTCAGACTTTCGATCAGTACTACCATTCTTTAATTCTCTTATCGGTCTTAAAATCATAACCTTTATTTTTGTTGTTGGGGTTTATCTCTTATTACTTTCTATAACTAATTTAAACTGGCTCAGTACGGCGATTGCACTTTTGCTTAGTGTGATTTTTGCTTTTATTAATCACATCAAAATTGTTTTAAGAAATGAACCATTTTTGCCTGGAGATCTGAGAATGGCCAACTCGCTTCCTCAATTGATTCATATGATTACGATTAAAGACATTCTATTAATTGTATTTGGCGTGGTCGTTGTTGTCGGCTTATGTATATTAGTATTTCGTAAAAAACAGCTTCATTTTTTTCAGAGTAGGAAGTCTCGCTTAATTACATTTATTCTTTCTTTGATTGTAAGTGTTGGCTTTGTCTCGATTAGTTTCAGTAATAGTCCAGTTCACAAAATGAGTGTTGCCTTAAATAATGATCCTTTTTACTGGGATCCGGTATGGGGAGTTAAACGTAACGGTCCAATTCTCAATTTTGTTAACTACATTAATACCAAAACGATGGAAAAGCCGGATGGATATTCAAAGGAAACCATGCAGAGACTTGCTAAAAAATATGAGCAGAAATCATCAAAGATTAATAAGAAACGTAAATCGATTGGAAACACTGATATAGTCATGGTTTTAAGTGAAAGTTTCAGTGATCCAAACCATGTAAAAGGAATCAAATTAAATTCTGATCCGCTGCCTTTTACTCATAGCATAATGAAGAGTAATCCTAGCGGGACGATGATTAGTAATGGTTATGGCGGCGGGACTGCTAATATGGAATTTCAAGCTTTGACGAGTCTTGCTTTGGGGAATTATTCGATGACTTTAACAACGCCATATACTCAGCTAGTTCCAAAAATGCAGGCTCCTTATACTGTAAATAACTTATTTAAAGACAGTATTGCAATTCATCCTTACAGCAGTAATTTGTACAATCGGAAAATGGTGTTGAAGAAGTTTGGCTTTTCAAAATTTTATACGCAAGATGGACCTGATCATTTTCCGTATAAAACAACCGCTCAAAAAAATCCATATATCTCTGATGATGCTGTCTATAAAGATGTAGTCAACCAAGTAAAAGAAAATCGCGGCAATACTTTTTATCATGTTATAACAATGCAAAATCATGTACCGTATTCTGCTGAATACTATCCAAACAATAATTTTAAGGCTAAAGGTAAAATTTCTAAAAGTGAAAGGCAACAAATTGAAACTTTTGCTGAAGGTGTTAATTTAACTGATCAAGCAAATAAAAAACTCATTAATCAGCTCAAAAACGTTAAGAAGAATGTTATTGTAATATTTTATGGCGATCATCTGCCAGGCATTTATGAACATGCTGACTTTAATAAAGATGGAATTCTAATGCACGAGACTCCATATTTCATTTGGTCCAATCACTTAAAGTTAAATAAAGATGCAGCACCAAGTTTAGTTGGCCCTTATGCTTTTAGTAACGTAGCATATAATGCCGCAAATTTTAAAGTCAGTCCTTATTATGTCTTGATGAATGAAGTTACTAATGAATTACCGATTATTACGACAAATATGCTTACAAAAGAAAGTGCCAACGTTGTTAGGACACAAATTCAATTAGTTTCTCAAAAAGATCACAAATTGGTTAGTCAAAGCATTCTAACTAAAAAACAAAAGCAAATTTTATATGATTATCAATTAGTTCAATATGATTTATCAGCGGGGAAACACTATCTAACTTCTGAATTCACTAAATAA
- a CDS encoding amino acid permease, which translates to MEKRKLGSTLSSFQMQMIAIGGTIGVGLFMGSAAAIQWTGPSILLSYTFSGILIYIIMRALGEMMYLRPITGSFADFASDYIHPGAGFLTAWSNIFQWVMIGISEVIAIGQYLQYWWPNYPTWITSFIVVLILGLANLASVKIYGKLESLLSLIKVLTIIVMFILGLLVILFGLGNHGKPLGIGNLWKHGGFFTGGVKGFMFSLSMVIASYQGVEIVGITAGEADNAKDSVIKSIRSIVLKVMVLYVGAIFVILAIYPWNQMGNIGSPFVKTFAKVGITFAAGIINFVVLTAALSGCNSGVFSSSRMMYTLSENGYLPKSFNKVSKRKIPYWPVMAIILGILLGSLINYALPLFFKSAADMFVLVFGASVLPGMVPWFVILISHLGFIKRHEEELVDHPFRLPGAPWINYVALVLLVAIVIFMFFNPETRASIMIGLGFEILMIVIYLIKYRKSDAK; encoded by the coding sequence ATGGAAAAGCGAAAATTAGGAAGTACTTTGTCATCATTTCAGATGCAGATGATCGCAATTGGCGGGACCATTGGTGTTGGACTCTTTATGGGTTCAGCAGCAGCAATTCAGTGGACTGGTCCGTCAATTCTTTTGTCCTATACATTTTCCGGGATTCTTATTTATATCATCATGAGAGCTTTAGGTGAAATGATGTATTTAAGACCGATCACTGGGTCATTTGCTGATTTTGCTTCTGACTATATTCATCCGGGCGCCGGTTTTCTAACAGCATGGAGTAACATTTTTCAGTGGGTAATGATTGGAATTAGTGAAGTAATTGCGATTGGTCAGTATTTGCAGTACTGGTGGCCTAATTATCCAACTTGGATTACGAGCTTTATCGTTGTTTTGATTTTAGGTCTAGCCAATCTCGCTTCAGTGAAGATTTATGGAAAGTTAGAATCTTTGCTTTCTTTAATTAAAGTTCTCACAATTATTGTTATGTTTATCCTTGGACTTTTAGTAATCCTTTTTGGACTAGGCAATCATGGCAAACCGCTTGGAATCGGTAATTTATGGAAACACGGTGGTTTTTTCACTGGTGGAGTTAAAGGATTTATGTTTTCTCTTTCAATGGTAATTGCCTCATACCAAGGGGTAGAAATTGTTGGAATTACAGCTGGAGAGGCTGATAATGCGAAAGATAGTGTTATTAAATCTATTAGATCAATTGTATTAAAAGTAATGGTTCTCTACGTCGGAGCAATTTTTGTGATTTTGGCAATTTATCCTTGGAATCAAATGGGTAATATTGGCTCGCCATTTGTTAAAACATTTGCGAAAGTCGGAATCACCTTTGCGGCTGGAATCATTAACTTTGTGGTTTTAACTGCCGCGTTATCGGGCTGTAACTCAGGAGTTTTTAGTTCGAGCCGGATGATGTACACCTTATCGGAAAATGGATATTTACCAAAGAGTTTTAACAAAGTTTCAAAGCGTAAAATTCCGTATTGGCCAGTCATGGCAATAATTTTAGGAATTTTGTTAGGAAGTCTCATTAATTATGCTTTACCGTTGTTCTTTAAATCTGCAGCAGATATGTTTGTGCTCGTCTTTGGTGCGAGTGTGCTTCCTGGAATGGTTCCATGGTTTGTTATTCTAATTAGCCATTTAGGTTTTATAAAACGCCATGAAGAAGAGCTTGTTGACCATCCGTTTAGGCTTCCCGGAGCTCCGTGGATTAATTATGTTGCTTTAGTTTTACTAGTAGCAATCGTGATTTTTATGTTCTTTAATCCTGAAACCAGAGCGTCAATTATGATTGGTCTAGGCTTTGAAATTCTGATGATTGTTATTTATTTAATAAAGTATCGAAAATCCGATGCGAAATAA
- a CDS encoding response regulator transcription factor: MKSKVLIIEDNSDLSKMIELYLKKENYESQICRNGGQALEFFNKYKPDLILLDLMLPEINGLEILKKIRMTSIVPIIIISAKETETDRVLGLKLGADDYVVKPFSLKELMARIESQFRRQNYNMESHKSSIVQYNDIMINRTARTVSKNDRLVTLTTKEFDVLNFLVNHPAQVISKDQIYNQVWEFDSYGDINTVVIQIQKIREKLPKTNAITTVRGVGYRFDGKIK, translated from the coding sequence TTGAAATCTAAAGTCTTAATTATTGAGGATAATTCTGATCTTTCTAAAATGATCGAGCTTTATCTTAAAAAAGAAAATTATGAATCTCAAATCTGCCGTAACGGCGGACAAGCATTAGAATTTTTTAACAAGTACAAGCCTGATTTAATTTTGTTAGATTTAATGCTGCCTGAAATCAATGGATTAGAGATTTTAAAGAAAATTAGAATGACTTCAATTGTTCCAATAATCATTATCAGTGCCAAAGAAACCGAAACTGATCGAGTTTTGGGGCTAAAATTGGGAGCTGATGACTATGTCGTTAAGCCTTTTTCACTAAAAGAATTAATGGCAAGAATTGAATCACAATTTCGGCGTCAAAATTACAATATGGAATCACATAAATCTTCAATAGTTCAATATAACGATATAATGATTAATCGAACTGCAAGAACCGTTTCAAAAAATGATCGACTGGTAACGCTAACCACAAAAGAGTTTGATGTCCTGAATTTTCTGGTCAATCATCCGGCACAAGTCATCAGTAAAGACCAAATTTATAATCAAGTTTGGGAATTTGACAGTTATGGTGATATCAATACGGTAGTAATTCAGATTCAAAAAATTAGAGAAAAGTTACCTAAAACCAATGCGATTACTACTGTCAGAGGTGTCGGTTATCGATTCGACGGGAAAATTAAATGA
- a CDS encoding ABC transporter permease yields MKIIHSEIIKFFSNIWCVLGLIGTIIIAPLILFLHGGYLSADEVISISLRNLFIGQAGLTVFTSIFIGQEYMHSQLRTSLITVPSRFKLFKTKFLILIMISWLAGLGTSIICLAVGAFKYQIHWTASLAHGALIILISWTLIVVITASLAVILRSQAASMAIMFSLILGFSQMIFGLTKLAKYLPDLAVMNLFLDHPQKLFLSGSTGLIVQFSWAFILTLLAFVMIEKRDVN; encoded by the coding sequence TTGAAAATTATTCACAGTGAAATAATTAAATTTTTCTCCAACATCTGGTGTGTATTGGGACTTATTGGAACAATCATAATTGCACCATTGATTTTATTTCTCCATGGAGGATATTTGTCAGCAGACGAAGTAATTTCAATTAGTTTACGTAATTTGTTTATTGGTCAAGCAGGTCTTACCGTATTTACATCCATTTTTATCGGGCAAGAATATATGCACTCGCAGTTGAGAACGAGTTTAATAACAGTGCCATCAAGGTTTAAATTATTTAAAACAAAATTCTTAATCTTAATAATGATTAGCTGGTTGGCAGGACTTGGAACAAGTATTATATGTTTAGCAGTTGGCGCGTTTAAATATCAAATTCATTGGACTGCGTCATTGGCTCACGGTGCATTAATTATACTGATTAGCTGGACCTTAATTGTGGTGATTACAGCCTCACTAGCAGTGATTCTTCGTTCTCAGGCTGCGTCAATGGCGATCATGTTTTCATTGATTCTAGGCTTTAGTCAGATGATTTTTGGATTAACTAAACTTGCCAAATATTTACCAGATCTTGCAGTAATGAATCTATTTTTAGATCATCCGCAAAAATTGTTTTTGAGCGGGTCAACTGGCTTAATAGTGCAGTTTAGTTGGGCTTTTATTCTGACACTGCTTGCATTTGTTATGATTGAAAAAAGGGACGTGAATTAA
- a CDS encoding ABC transporter ATP-binding protein, protein MENNTITISDVCKNHGQKQILDHITLTARPGRVTAFLGPNGAGKSSTLRILLGLDHAKSGTAVFGQQTYQQITDPLKRVGVAFDGIGGNPNRTVKTHLKIIAVSNGISTKRIYDVLSLVQLTSKIHAKLGTLSLGEGQRLGIAITLLGDPQFLIFDEPTNGLDPQGIKWFRTFIRIQADCGKTVLLSSHYLSEIEAVADDVIIIKKGKIVLAGELHEIMPNLKSLEDVFFSLTEGESQYEIN, encoded by the coding sequence TTGGAAAACAATACAATTACAATTTCAGACGTGTGTAAGAATCACGGACAAAAACAGATCTTAGATCATATAACTCTCACCGCAAGACCCGGCCGCGTGACTGCATTTCTCGGACCTAATGGAGCGGGGAAAAGTTCCACCTTACGGATTCTTTTGGGACTTGATCACGCAAAATCAGGAACTGCAGTTTTTGGACAACAAACCTACCAACAAATTACAGATCCTTTAAAGAGAGTCGGTGTTGCATTTGACGGCATTGGCGGAAATCCGAATCGCACTGTTAAGACTCATCTTAAGATAATTGCTGTCAGTAATGGAATCTCGACCAAAAGAATATATGATGTTTTATCTCTGGTTCAGTTAACAAGCAAAATACATGCAAAACTTGGGACTTTATCTCTAGGAGAAGGGCAGAGATTAGGCATTGCAATTACACTTTTAGGAGACCCGCAATTCTTAATTTTTGATGAGCCAACAAATGGCTTGGATCCCCAAGGAATTAAATGGTTTAGAACTTTTATTAGAATACAGGCCGATTGTGGCAAAACCGTTCTCCTATCGTCACACTACCTTTCGGAGATTGAAGCAGTGGCAGATGATGTAATAATTATTAAAAAAGGAAAAATTGTTCTAGCAGGTGAATTACATGAAATAATGCCTAATCTTAAATCTTTAGAAGATGTTTTCTTCTCCTTAACAGAAGGCGAGAGTCAGTATGAAATCAATTAA